From the genome of Augochlora pura isolate Apur16 unplaced genomic scaffold, APUR_v2.2.1 APUR_unplaced_1345, whole genome shotgun sequence:
TACATagcattttacattttataatagcacatgtattattttaaatattttcaaagcattttaaatatacagagaaaattctaaatgtcgtataattaaacaaaaagcGTTAAAATATTGGCGAGTTCCTCGGATCGCGTTTCTACAAGCTCGACCCAGTTACGTAAGCTCACCTGCATGGTcgggggtggcggcggcgtGATCGCCACCACCGGCCTGGCcctgtaatattttttcatgagGGCGTCGCCGATCTGGCGAAAACTAGGCAACGTTCGCCAGCAGGTTCTCACGGTGCAGGAGCCGGACACGCCATGGCATTTGCATTCCGTTTGCAGGAGGGCCTTAACTATCTGCAAAGAAACAATACACGGTCGCGTTAACCGCGAGGAAAATCGtatcgcgtgcacgcgcgccgtgtaatttcgaataatctCACATTTGAAATTACACGAACAGCGCCGTGGAAACATTAGCGAAGATGAACGTGCGATTATTGCGTTTGCACGGCACTACGGTGTTTCGAGGGTAGCCGGTGTTTTAACGGTGTTCCGCGGCCGCTGAAAAGACGTCGTAATTTTCGCCGTTGCCGAGGCAATGAGAAACCGAGCGTGTcatggttaaccctttgcactcgagcgatgaccgctaaaattattctgtcacctctcaaaataaatttta
Proteins encoded in this window:
- the LOC144477473 gene encoding protein Wnt-2 → TRKELPPNGWEWGGCSADVTYGMRFARRFLDAREVEGDARSLMNLHNNKAGRKIVKALLQTECKCHGVSGSCTVRTCWRTLPSFRQIGDALMKKYYRARPVVAITPPPPPTMQ